Part of the Streptomyces sp. NBC_00457 genome, CCATTGAACTTCCACCATGAGGAAACTAGTATCCACTGATCAGAAGCGCCCCGACGTTCCACGGGCGCTGTCAGCCGCACCCGAGGACCCTGGCACCCCGTGCCACACGTACGCAGCCCGCTGAAGGAAGTGACAGCTCATGTCCGCACCAGCGCCGTCCCCGCTGGCCATCGTCGACGCCGAGCCCCTGCCCCGGCAGGAGGAGGTCCTCACCGAAGCGGCCCTCGCCTTCGTGGCCGAGCTGCACCGGATGTTCACGCCCCGGCGTGACGAGCTCCTCGCCCGCCGCGCGGAGCGCCGCGCCGAGATCGCCCGCACCTCCACGCTCGACTTCCTCCCCGAGACGGCCGCGATCCGCGCGGACGACTCCTGGAAGGTGGCCCCCTCCCCCGCGGCCCTGAACGACCGCCGCGTGGAGATCACCGGCCCCACCGACCGCAAGATGACCATCAACGCCCTCAACTCGGGCGCCAAGGTCTGGCTCGCCGACTTCGAGGACGCCTCCGCCCCGACGTGGGAGAACGTGGTCCTCGGCCAGCTCAACCTGATCGACGCCTATACCCGGAACATCGACTTCACCGACCCGAACTCCGGCAAGTCGTACGCCCTGAAGGCCGAGGACGAGCTCGCGACCGTCGTCATGCGCCCGCGCGGCTGGCACCTGAACGAGCGTCACCTCACCGCCCCGGACGGCAGCCAAGTCCCCGGCGCCCTCGTCGACTTCGGCCTCTACTTCTTCCACAACGCCCAGCGGCTGCTCGACCTCGGCAAGGGCCCGTACTTCTACCTCCCCAAGACGGAGTCGCACCTGGAGGCCCGCCTCTGGAACGACGTGTTCGTCTTCGCGCAGGACTTCGTCGGCATCCCCCAGGGCACCATCCGCGCCACCGTCCTGATCGAGACGATCACGGCCGCGTACGAGATGGAGGAGATCCTCTACGAACTCCGCGACCACGCCTCGGGGTTGAACGCGGGCCGCTGGGACTACCTGTTCTCCATCGTGAAGAACTTCCGTGACGGCGGGGCCAAGTTCGTGCTCCCGGACCGCAACGCGGTCACCATGACCGCCCCGTTCATGCGCGCGTACACCGAACTCCTCGTCCGCACCTGCCACAAGCGGGGCGCGCACGCGATCGGCGGCATGGCGGCGTTCATTCCGTCCCGCCGCGACGAGGAGGTCAACAAGGTCGCCTTCGAGAAGGTGAAGGCGGACAAGGACCGCGAGGCGAACGACGGCTTCGACGGCTCCTGGGTCGCCCACCCCGACCTCGTCCCGATCGCCATGGCCTCCTTCGACGCCGTCCTCGGCGACAAACCGAACCAGAAGGACCAGCTGCGCGAGGACGTGGACGTCCAGGCGGCCGACCTGATCGCGGTCGACTCGCTCAAGGCGAAGCCGACGTACGACGGTCTGGTCAACGCCGTCCAGGTCGGCATCCGTTACATCGAAGCCTGGCTTCGCGGCCTCGGCGCGGTCGCCATCTTCAACCTGATGGAGGACGCGGCCACCGCCGAGATCTCCCGCTCGCAGATCTGGCAGTGGATCAACGCCGGCGTCGAGTTCGAGAACGGCGAGAAGGCCACCCCGGAGCTGGCCCGCAAGGTCGCCGCCGAGGAACTGGCGGACATCCGCGCCGAGATCGGCGAGGAGGCCTTCGCGGCCGGGCACTGGCAGCAGGCCCACGACCTGCTGCTCACCGTCGCCCTCGACGAGGACTACGCGGACTTCCTGACGCTGCCCGCGTACGAGCGGCTCAAGGGCTGACCCTCAGGAAGCAGGCTTGTCCGAGTGGCCCAGGGGCTTGTCCGGGGCCACTCGGTCGCGTACGGCCTGCTTGACCGCCGTCGGCT contains:
- the aceB gene encoding malate synthase A, with protein sequence MSAPAPSPLAIVDAEPLPRQEEVLTEAALAFVAELHRMFTPRRDELLARRAERRAEIARTSTLDFLPETAAIRADDSWKVAPSPAALNDRRVEITGPTDRKMTINALNSGAKVWLADFEDASAPTWENVVLGQLNLIDAYTRNIDFTDPNSGKSYALKAEDELATVVMRPRGWHLNERHLTAPDGSQVPGALVDFGLYFFHNAQRLLDLGKGPYFYLPKTESHLEARLWNDVFVFAQDFVGIPQGTIRATVLIETITAAYEMEEILYELRDHASGLNAGRWDYLFSIVKNFRDGGAKFVLPDRNAVTMTAPFMRAYTELLVRTCHKRGAHAIGGMAAFIPSRRDEEVNKVAFEKVKADKDREANDGFDGSWVAHPDLVPIAMASFDAVLGDKPNQKDQLREDVDVQAADLIAVDSLKAKPTYDGLVNAVQVGIRYIEAWLRGLGAVAIFNLMEDAATAEISRSQIWQWINAGVEFENGEKATPELARKVAAEELADIRAEIGEEAFAAGHWQQAHDLLLTVALDEDYADFLTLPAYERLKG